One region of Mycobacterium riyadhense genomic DNA includes:
- the eccD gene encoding type VII secretion integral membrane protein EccD gives MTAVADAPQADVEGISSPRAVVVGIMAGEGVQVGVLLDANAPVSVMTEPLLKVVNSRLRELGENPLEATGRGRWALCLVDGTPLRATQSLTEQDVYDGDRLWIRFIADTEHRSQVIEHISTAVSSNLSKRFAAIDPVVAVQVGAAMVATGVVLASGVLAWWRWHHNTWLTTIFTAVIGALVLAVAMMLLMRAKTDADRRVADIMLMSGIVPVTVAAAAAPPGPVGSPQAVLGFGVLTVAAALGLRFTGRRLGIYTAVITISALTTLASLSRMVAATSAVTLLSCVLLTCVFFYHAAPALSRRLAGIRLPVFPSATSRWVFEARPDLPTTVVVSDGGPPTLEGPASVRDVLLQAERARSFLSGLLVGLGVLVIVCTTALCNPHTHERWLPLILTGFTAGFLLLRGRSYVDRWQAITLASTAVIIVATVCVRYAAGLHSPLSVSIAAAILVLLPAAGMTAAAVVPNTIYSPLFRKFVEWIEYLCLMPIFPLALWLMNVYAAIRYR, from the coding sequence ATGACTGCAGTAGCTGATGCGCCACAGGCCGATGTCGAGGGCATCTCGTCGCCACGAGCCGTTGTAGTCGGCATCATGGCCGGCGAGGGTGTCCAGGTCGGTGTGCTGCTGGACGCCAACGCTCCGGTTTCAGTGATGACCGAGCCACTGTTGAAGGTTGTCAACAGCCGACTCCGGGAACTCGGTGAGAACCCGCTGGAAGCCACTGGGCGCGGCCGATGGGCACTGTGTCTCGTCGACGGCACGCCGCTGCGCGCCACCCAGTCGCTGACTGAACAAGACGTCTACGACGGCGACCGACTGTGGATTCGGTTTATTGCCGACACCGAACACCGCTCGCAGGTCATCGAGCACATCTCCACCGCGGTGTCGTCCAACCTCAGCAAGCGATTCGCCGCGATCGACCCCGTCGTCGCTGTCCAGGTCGGTGCGGCGATGGTGGCGACCGGGGTGGTGCTGGCATCCGGCGTACTGGCCTGGTGGCGCTGGCACCACAACACATGGTTGACAACCATCTTCACCGCAGTGATCGGCGCGCTGGTGTTGGCAGTGGCCATGATGCTACTGATGCGCGCCAAGACAGACGCGGATCGGCGCGTCGCCGACATCATGCTGATGAGCGGGATCGTTCCGGTGACGGTAGCCGCCGCGGCCGCACCGCCCGGTCCCGTCGGGTCCCCGCAAGCTGTGCTCGGATTTGGGGTGCTTACCGTCGCCGCGGCGTTGGGGCTGCGGTTTACCGGTCGCCGACTGGGGATCTACACCGCAGTCATCACCATCAGCGCGCTGACAACGCTTGCGAGCCTGTCACGGATGGTCGCAGCGACCAGCGCGGTGACCCTGCTGTCCTGCGTGCTGCTGACCTGCGTGTTTTTCTACCATGCCGCGCCGGCGCTGTCCCGGCGCCTGGCCGGCATCCGGCTGCCGGTTTTCCCGTCCGCGACCAGCCGGTGGGTTTTCGAGGCCCGCCCCGATCTGCCGACCACTGTGGTGGTGTCGGACGGCGGTCCGCCGACTCTGGAAGGACCGGCGTCGGTGCGTGACGTGCTGCTGCAAGCGGAGCGCGCCCGCTCGTTCTTGAGCGGCTTGTTGGTGGGACTGGGCGTCCTGGTGATTGTGTGTACGACCGCGTTGTGCAATCCACACACCCACGAACGCTGGCTGCCGCTGATCCTGACTGGGTTCACCGCAGGTTTCCTGCTGCTGCGTGGCCGCTCCTATGTCGACCGTTGGCAGGCGATCACCCTGGCCTCGACCGCCGTGATCATCGTCGCCACGGTGTGCGTGCGGTACGCGGCCGGGCTGCACTCGCCGCTGTCCGTGTCGATCGCGGCAGCGATCCTGGTGCTGCTGCCGGCGGCGGGGATGACAGCCGCGGCGGTGGTGCCCAACACCATCTATAGCCCGCTGTTCCGCAAGTTCGTGGAATGGATTGAATATCTCTGCCTGATGCCGATCTTCCCGCTGGCATTGTGGTTGATGAATGTCTATGCGGCGATTAGGTACCGATAG
- a CDS encoding type VII secretion-associated serine protease mycosin, with amino-acid sequence MRRLGTDSSKSWRGRAFTATIAAILLASGALAGLPPAYAISPPTIDPGALPPDGPPGPVAPMKQNSYCTEVGVIPGTDFRLQPKYMDMLNLPEAWQFGRGEGVKVAVIDTGVTPHPRLPRLIPGGDYVMAGGDGLSDCDAHGTIVASMIAAAPANGAVPLPAVPRRPVTVPTTEKPPPPQTVTLSPVPGPTVTVIPAPPPSPEEGAPPGPPPGPGQAPAANHSGGTVTVPGYSGGGHVISVDNPHPLAPHPLAPSTTSAPAPPPPPPPGASAAPAPDAFSGIAPDVEVISIRQSSQAFGLKDAYTGDEDPQTAAKIDGVQTMARAIVHAANMGASVINISDVTCMSARNIIDQRVLGAAVHYAAVDKNALIVAAAGDSSKKDCKQNPIFDPLQPDDPRNWNAVTTVVTPSWFSDYVLTVGAVDSTGQPMSQMSIAGPWVSISAPGTDIVGLSPRDDGLINAVDGPDNTLLVPAGTSFSAAIVSGVAALVRAKFPELSAYQVMNRLLHTARAPARGVDNQVGYGLVDPVPALTWDVPEGPARPPKQLSAPLVLPKPPADRNMVPVWVAAGGLTGALLIGGAVFGTATLMRRSRKQR; translated from the coding sequence ATGCGGCGATTAGGTACCGATAGCAGCAAGTCGTGGCGTGGTCGCGCGTTCACCGCGACCATCGCCGCGATTCTGCTTGCCTCGGGTGCGTTAGCCGGCCTTCCACCGGCGTATGCAATCTCGCCGCCGACGATCGATCCGGGCGCGCTGCCGCCTGACGGTCCACCCGGACCAGTGGCGCCGATGAAGCAAAACTCCTACTGCACCGAGGTTGGGGTGATACCGGGCACGGACTTCCGGTTGCAGCCGAAATACATGGACATGCTGAACCTGCCTGAGGCATGGCAATTCGGACGTGGTGAAGGGGTGAAGGTCGCCGTTATCGATACCGGTGTGACGCCGCATCCCCGGCTGCCGCGCCTGATCCCAGGTGGCGACTACGTAATGGCTGGCGGTGACGGGTTGTCTGACTGCGACGCCCACGGAACCATCGTGGCGTCGATGATCGCTGCGGCTCCGGCGAACGGGGCCGTGCCGCTCCCGGCGGTGCCGCGTCGGCCGGTAACAGTTCCCACCACGGAGAAGCCGCCACCACCACAGACGGTGACGCTGTCGCCGGTCCCCGGCCCGACGGTGACCGTGATTCCGGCTCCGCCGCCGTCGCCGGAGGAAGGGGCCCCACCGGGGCCACCGCCAGGACCTGGTCAGGCGCCGGCTGCGAACCACAGCGGCGGCACCGTGACCGTTCCCGGCTATTCGGGTGGCGGGCACGTGATTTCCGTCGACAATCCGCACCCGCTGGCACCGCACCCGCTCGCTCCGTCGACCACCTCGGCACCCGCACCGCCACCGCCACCGCCGCCCGGCGCGTCCGCGGCACCGGCCCCGGACGCCTTCAGTGGGATCGCGCCGGACGTTGAGGTGATCTCAATTCGCCAGTCAAGCCAGGCCTTTGGCCTCAAGGACGCGTACACCGGGGACGAAGATCCGCAGACGGCGGCAAAGATCGACGGCGTCCAGACGATGGCGCGAGCGATCGTGCACGCGGCCAACATGGGAGCTTCGGTGATCAACATCTCCGACGTGACATGCATGAGCGCGCGCAACATCATCGACCAGCGTGTCCTGGGCGCCGCCGTTCATTACGCGGCGGTCGACAAGAACGCCCTCATCGTGGCCGCGGCCGGCGACAGCAGCAAGAAGGACTGCAAGCAGAACCCGATCTTTGACCCGTTGCAGCCCGACGATCCTCGCAATTGGAACGCTGTCACCACGGTGGTGACACCCTCCTGGTTCAGCGACTATGTGCTGACCGTCGGCGCAGTCGACTCCACTGGGCAGCCGATGAGTCAAATGAGCATCGCCGGACCATGGGTATCGATCTCCGCACCCGGAACCGACATCGTCGGACTCTCACCCCGCGACGACGGTCTGATCAATGCGGTTGACGGTCCGGACAACACGTTGTTGGTTCCGGCGGGCACCAGCTTCTCGGCTGCGATCGTGTCCGGTGTGGCCGCGCTCGTGCGCGCCAAGTTCCCCGAGTTATCCGCGTACCAGGTGATGAATCGGTTGCTGCACACGGCCAGGGCGCCCGCTCGCGGCGTCGACAACCAGGTCGGCTACGGTTTGGTTGACCCGGTGCCGGCACTGACCTGGGATGTGCCCGAAGGCCCCGCCAGGCCGCCGAAGCAGCTATCAGCACCACTGGTACTGCCAAAGCCGCCCGCTGATCGCAACATGGTGCCAGTGTGGGTGGCAGCCGGGGGATTGACCGGTGCACTACTGATAGGCGGCGCGGTGTTTGGTACGGCGACATTAATGCGGCGATCAAGGAAGCAGCGATGA
- the eccE gene encoding type VII secretion protein EccE, translating into MKAQRRFGLSLSWPRVTAVFLVDVLILVAASHCPQSWQGDEHVAWWVGVAIAALVTLLSVVTYRGITVTSGVAAWLWDWSADQGTALGAGCTPAMDHQRRFGRDTVGVREYRGQLVTVIAVDDGEGDPSGRHRHRTGFATGGAAVLPVAAVAETLRQFDIQLDGIDIVSVQARGAAAAAKASASLEEWGPEEWDVVGDQPAADRRSTWLVLRMNPQRNVAAVVCRDSLASTLVAATERLAQDLDGQSCAARPLTADELAEMDNAVLADLEPTWSRPGWRHLKHFNGYVTSFWVTPADISSETLEQLRLRDTPEVGATVLTVRLTTRVEGPAVSAWVRYHSEARLPRELSVGLNRLIGRQLAAVRASLPAPTPRPQLVVPSRRLGEHDELELPVGHEPEHATSLSTGQ; encoded by the coding sequence ATGAAGGCTCAGCGCAGGTTTGGGTTGTCGTTGTCGTGGCCGCGGGTGACGGCGGTTTTTTTGGTCGACGTCCTGATCTTGGTGGCCGCCAGCCATTGCCCGCAATCATGGCAGGGCGACGAGCATGTGGCGTGGTGGGTCGGCGTGGCCATCGCGGCATTGGTGACGCTGCTGTCGGTGGTCACCTATCGCGGGATCACGGTGACGTCGGGTGTCGCGGCGTGGCTGTGGGATTGGTCGGCTGACCAGGGTACGGCGCTGGGGGCCGGCTGCACGCCGGCGATGGACCATCAGCGTCGCTTCGGGCGTGACACCGTGGGTGTGCGTGAGTATCGGGGCCAGTTGGTCACCGTGATCGCTGTCGACGACGGTGAGGGTGATCCGTCGGGTCGCCACCGTCACCGGACTGGTTTTGCGACGGGGGGGGCAGCCGTTTTGCCGGTGGCCGCAGTCGCTGAGACGTTGCGCCAGTTCGACATTCAGCTTGATGGCATCGACATTGTGTCGGTGCAGGCCCGCGGCGCAGCGGCGGCGGCCAAGGCCTCGGCTTCGCTGGAAGAGTGGGGGCCTGAGGAGTGGGATGTGGTGGGTGACCAGCCCGCCGCCGATCGGCGCAGCACCTGGTTGGTGTTGCGGATGAATCCGCAACGCAATGTGGCTGCGGTGGTGTGCCGTGATTCGTTGGCGTCGACGTTGGTCGCGGCCACCGAGCGGTTGGCCCAGGATCTGGATGGGCAAAGTTGTGCAGCCCGGCCGTTGACTGCGGATGAGCTGGCCGAGATGGATAACGCGGTGCTAGCCGATTTGGAGCCGACATGGAGCCGCCCGGGTTGGCGGCATCTTAAGCATTTCAATGGATACGTGACGAGTTTTTGGGTGACGCCAGCCGATATCAGCTCGGAGACGTTAGAGCAGTTGCGCTTGCGCGACACCCCGGAAGTGGGAGCGACCGTGCTTACGGTGCGGTTGACCACGCGGGTGGAGGGGCCTGCGGTGTCGGCGTGGGTGCGCTATCACAGTGAGGCCCGTTTGCCGAGGGAACTCTCAGTAGGGCTCAACCGGCTCATTGGCCGACAGTTGGCAGCGGTGCGCGCCAGCCTGCCTGCTCCTACGCCCCGGCCCCAATTGGTCGTACCTAGCCGCAGGCTTGGAGAGCATGACGAACTCGAGCTCCCAGTCGGCCACGAGCCAGAGCACGCAACAAGCTTGTCCACAGGGCAATGA
- the eccA5 gene encoding type VII secretion system ESX-5 AAA family ATPase EccA5, with the protein MTRAQSAAEDARNALVAGLLASGISVNGLQPSHNPQVASQMFTTATTLDPAMCDAWLARVLAGDQSIEVLAGAWAAVRTFGWETRRLGVTDLQFRPEVSDGLFLRLAVTSVDSLACAYAAVLAEAKRYQQAAELLDSTDPKHPFDVELVSYVRGVLYFRTKRWPDVLAQFPEATPWRHPELKAAGAAMATTALASLGVFEEAYRRAQEAIEGDRVPGAANIALYTQGMCLRHVGREEEGVELLRRVYSRDAKFTPAREALDNPNYRLVLTDPETIEARTDPWDPDSAPTRAQTEAARHAEMAAKYLAEGDAELNAMLGMERAKREIKLIKSTTKVNLARAKMGLPVPVTSRHTLLLGPPGTGKTSVARAFTKQLCGLTVLRKPLVVETSRTKLLGRYMADAEKNTEEMLEGALGGAVFFDEMHTLHEKGYSQGDPYGNAIINTLLLYMENHRDELVVFGAGYAKAMEKMLEVNQGLRRRFSTVIEFFSYTPDELIALTRLMGQENQDVITEEVAQVLLPSYTKFYLDETYSEDGDLIRGIDVLGNAGFVRNVVEKARDHRSFRLDDEILDEVLASDLTEFSDVQLRRFKELTAEDLAEGLRAAVAEKKTT; encoded by the coding sequence ATGACCCGCGCGCAGTCAGCCGCCGAAGACGCCCGTAACGCACTGGTCGCCGGTCTGCTGGCATCGGGAATCTCTGTCAACGGCCTGCAGCCTAGCCACAATCCGCAGGTGGCCTCGCAGATGTTCACCACCGCTACCACCCTGGATCCAGCGATGTGCGATGCCTGGCTGGCGCGGGTGCTGGCCGGCGACCAGAGCATCGAGGTGCTAGCTGGTGCATGGGCGGCGGTCCGGACCTTCGGTTGGGAGACGCGCCGCCTTGGCGTCACGGATCTGCAGTTTCGCCCGGAGGTCTCCGACGGATTGTTTCTGCGGCTGGCTGTGACCAGCGTGGACTCGCTTGCCTGCGCGTACGCCGCGGTCCTCGCCGAGGCTAAGCGTTACCAGCAGGCGGCGGAACTGCTGGATTCCACCGATCCCAAGCATCCGTTCGATGTTGAGCTGGTGAGCTATGTGCGGGGTGTGTTGTACTTCCGCACCAAACGCTGGCCGGATGTGCTCGCGCAATTCCCCGAGGCAACGCCGTGGCGGCACCCCGAGCTGAAAGCCGCGGGCGCGGCAATGGCCACGACGGCACTGGCGTCACTCGGGGTCTTCGAGGAGGCATACCGTCGTGCTCAGGAAGCCATCGAAGGGGACCGGGTACCCGGCGCGGCGAACATCGCTTTGTACACCCAGGGCATGTGCCTGCGGCACGTCGGCCGTGAGGAGGAAGGGGTAGAACTGCTGCGCCGCGTGTATTCGCGCGATGCGAAGTTCACCCCCGCCCGTGAGGCGCTGGACAATCCCAACTATCGGCTGGTTCTGACCGACCCGGAAACGATCGAGGCGCGGACAGATCCCTGGGATCCGGACAGTGCGCCAACCCGCGCACAGACGGAGGCTGCTCGCCATGCCGAGATGGCCGCGAAGTACTTGGCCGAAGGCGACGCCGAGCTGAACGCGATGCTCGGTATGGAACGAGCCAAGCGGGAAATCAAGCTCATCAAGTCCACAACCAAGGTGAACTTGGCGCGAGCCAAGATGGGCCTTCCGGTCCCGGTGACTTCGCGCCACACGTTGTTGTTGGGGCCCCCGGGAACCGGCAAGACGTCGGTAGCACGGGCCTTCACAAAGCAGCTGTGCGGGTTGACCGTACTACGCAAACCGCTGGTGGTGGAGACCAGCCGCACCAAGCTGTTGGGCCGGTATATGGCCGATGCGGAGAAGAACACCGAGGAGATGCTCGAGGGCGCGCTGGGCGGAGCGGTCTTCTTCGACGAGATGCACACGCTGCACGAGAAGGGCTACTCGCAGGGGGACCCCTACGGCAACGCGATTATCAATACGCTCCTGTTGTACATGGAGAACCATCGCGACGAGCTGGTGGTGTTCGGAGCGGGATACGCCAAGGCCATGGAAAAAATGCTCGAGGTGAATCAGGGTCTGCGGCGCCGCTTTTCGACGGTCATCGAGTTCTTCAGCTACACCCCGGACGAGTTGATCGCGCTGACGCGTCTGATGGGTCAGGAGAACCAGGACGTTATCACCGAGGAAGTGGCCCAGGTGTTGTTGCCGTCCTACACGAAGTTCTACCTCGACGAGACCTACTCCGAAGACGGGGATCTGATTCGCGGTATCGATGTGCTTGGGAATGCCGGTTTCGTGCGCAATGTGGTGGAGAAGGCACGCGACCACCGCAGTTTCCGGCTCGATGACGAAATTCTCGACGAAGTGCTGGCTAGCGATCTCACCGAGTTCAGCGACGTCCAATTGCGCCGATTCAAAGAGTTGACTGCCGAGGACCTCGCCGAGGGGCTCCGCGCTGCAGTGGCGGAGAAAAAGACAACCTAA
- a CDS encoding PPE family protein produces the protein MDFGALPPEVNSLRMYSGPGTAPMLAAVTAWDSLAAELRSTADAYETVISTLTGDEWLGPASASMVAAVTPYLAWMTITGMQAEQTARQAAAAAGAFESAFAMTVPPPVVAANRAQLAALVATNLLGQNTPAIAATEAAYGEMWAQDAAAMYGYATGSAAAATLTPFTEPTQTTNPSGQADQAEAVTQAAASAGASLTQSELPQLMSAVPESLQGLASPAAASPLDAIPGSGLLAEILNFLDGADGNPYGTFLNSNLANGFVSAGYVSPALVGPAVWAAMADINAVALGAQEGVAVPPMGSGEGNPGWIPADSPASPMGVPPLGEVTPASWHTGGVSVGTNKAALIGRLSVPQSWTAATAVANHAGAAAAGGGWTSTAVPEAAAGMPGVPGMPAAGIYGHGFGSAPRYGFRPTVMGRPPAAG, from the coding sequence ATGGATTTCGGAGCGTTACCACCGGAAGTCAACTCTTTGCGCATGTATTCGGGGCCAGGAACGGCCCCGATGCTGGCTGCTGTGACGGCCTGGGACAGCCTCGCCGCAGAGCTGCGTTCGACGGCGGACGCGTACGAGACGGTGATCTCGACGCTGACCGGCGACGAATGGCTGGGGCCGGCGTCGGCATCGATGGTGGCTGCAGTCACCCCATATCTGGCGTGGATGACCATCACCGGGATGCAGGCCGAGCAGACTGCCCGTCAGGCCGCTGCGGCGGCGGGCGCATTCGAGTCCGCGTTCGCGATGACGGTTCCGCCGCCTGTGGTGGCGGCTAACCGAGCTCAATTGGCGGCGCTGGTCGCGACCAACTTGCTTGGTCAGAACACGCCCGCGATCGCCGCGACCGAGGCTGCCTACGGCGAGATGTGGGCCCAGGACGCGGCCGCGATGTATGGCTATGCGACGGGCTCTGCCGCGGCCGCGACGCTGACACCGTTCACCGAGCCGACGCAGACAACCAACCCGAGCGGACAGGCCGACCAGGCCGAAGCGGTCACCCAAGCCGCCGCCAGTGCCGGGGCCAGCCTCACGCAATCGGAGTTGCCGCAACTGATGTCCGCGGTGCCAGAAAGTCTGCAAGGACTCGCATCACCAGCGGCGGCGTCGCCACTCGATGCCATTCCCGGGTCGGGATTGCTCGCCGAAATCCTGAATTTCCTGGATGGAGCCGATGGGAATCCTTATGGGACCTTCTTGAACTCCAACCTGGCCAACGGATTCGTCTCGGCCGGGTACGTCAGCCCCGCACTCGTCGGCCCGGCCGTCTGGGCTGCTATGGCAGACATCAACGCTGTAGCACTCGGCGCACAAGAAGGGGTCGCGGTACCACCTATGGGCTCCGGCGAAGGAAATCCGGGGTGGATACCCGCAGACTCGCCGGCCAGCCCGATGGGCGTGCCACCGTTGGGCGAGGTGACCCCGGCCTCGTGGCATACGGGAGGGGTGTCGGTCGGCACCAACAAGGCTGCGTTGATCGGGCGATTGTCTGTCCCACAAAGCTGGACGGCGGCGACCGCGGTGGCGAACCACGCCGGAGCTGCGGCAGCAGGTGGCGGCTGGACCAGCACCGCCGTCCCGGAAGCGGCGGCCGGCATGCCCGGTGTGCCCGGCATGCCCGCCGCAGGGATTTACGGGCACGGCTTCGGTAGTGCCCCGCGGTACGGATTCCGGCCCACCGTCATGGGACGCCCACCAGCCGCTGGATAG
- a CDS encoding PPE family protein, translating into MDFGALPPEVNSLRMYSGPGSAPMLAAVTAWDGLAAEMHLTATAYESVISALVSEGWLGPASAAMAAAVAPYVTWMSATGLRAAQTASQAAAAAVAFETAYAMTVPPAVVAANRARLLALVATNFLGINTPAIAATEAEYAEMWAQDASAMYAYAASSAEAAALTPFSEPAQTTNPSGPAGQAAAVSQAAGSVVGSLTQTELPQLMSAVPASLQEFASPAAASPFDAITQSGLLADILNFLDGADGNPYGIFLNSALSNGWLSAGYTAPATVMPAITSALADVNAVALGDTEQVSLPPMGSGSGNPTWTGATGTQPGLGGVAAGTNQAALVGRLSVPPSWTAAAEVANPAGAAVSATGSTSTAAVPETAGVPGVPGMPAGYARSFGNGPRYGFRLTIMPRPPAGG; encoded by the coding sequence ATGGATTTCGGGGCGCTCCCGCCTGAAGTCAACTCCCTGCGCATGTATTCCGGGCCAGGATCGGCGCCAATGTTGGCTGCCGTGACGGCCTGGGATGGCCTTGCCGCCGAAATGCATTTGACCGCAACGGCATACGAGTCGGTGATCTCGGCGTTGGTCAGTGAAGGTTGGCTGGGGCCGGCGTCGGCAGCAATGGCCGCCGCGGTCGCCCCATATGTCACATGGATGAGCGCCACGGGCCTGCGGGCCGCGCAGACAGCAAGTCAGGCCGCGGCGGCCGCGGTGGCCTTTGAGACCGCGTACGCCATGACTGTGCCCCCGGCTGTGGTTGCGGCGAACCGTGCGCGATTGCTGGCGCTGGTGGCGACCAATTTTCTGGGTATAAACACGCCCGCGATCGCGGCTACCGAGGCCGAATACGCCGAAATGTGGGCCCAGGATGCGTCGGCGATGTACGCATATGCCGCTAGTTCCGCCGAGGCCGCAGCGCTGACACCATTTTCCGAACCGGCGCAGACCACCAATCCGTCCGGGCCGGCCGGCCAGGCCGCGGCGGTCTCCCAAGCGGCCGGTTCAGTGGTTGGCAGCCTTACCCAAACGGAGTTGCCCCAACTCATGTCCGCGGTGCCGGCGAGCTTACAAGAATTCGCATCACCTGCGGCAGCGTCCCCATTCGATGCCATAACCCAGTCGGGACTGCTTGCCGACATCCTGAATTTCCTGGATGGCGCCGATGGGAACCCTTACGGGATCTTCCTGAACTCCGCGCTGTCCAACGGGTGGCTGTCAGCTGGATATACGGCTCCCGCAACGGTCATGCCCGCAATCACGAGTGCGCTGGCCGATGTCAATGCGGTGGCTCTCGGCGATACGGAGCAGGTCTCCTTACCGCCCATGGGCTCCGGTTCCGGCAACCCCACGTGGACCGGGGCGACGGGCACTCAGCCGGGATTGGGGGGAGTTGCGGCCGGCACGAACCAGGCGGCCCTGGTGGGGCGACTGTCTGTTCCACCGAGCTGGACCGCGGCCGCCGAGGTGGCAAATCCCGCCGGTGCCGCAGTCTCGGCAACCGGTTCGACCAGCACCGCTGCTGTGCCTGAGACTGCGGGCGTGCCCGGTGTGCCCGGCATGCCGGCTGGTTACGCGCGTAGTTTTGGCAATGGTCCCCGATACGGATTCCGGCTGACGATCATGCCGCGTCCGCCCGCCGGCGGCTGA